One part of the Paenibacillus silvisoli genome encodes these proteins:
- a CDS encoding S-layer homology domain-containing protein, with protein MKRTRKWIVNTQLAALLLGALSPAAWGSRAYAADAVVTAAAAGGYYVATNGNDAWSGKLSEPNAEGTDGPFRTVEHARDVVRAAIAGGMTEDVTVWIHGGRYDFDTALSFNESDSGRDGHEVIYRNVTGEEPIFSGGHAITGWTVYQGSIYQANVGTDADFNTLYEGGMRSVKARYPNAGYSRVEGKFEGADTYFKQFKFAAGDIPAVDDTSGMQVYVWPGGPLGEWNWHANIIDVDSIDYASRTAVLKEGTSYELGVGSRYFVQNRLEFLDQPGEFYLDRAAGKVYYWPRSADIATAEITAPGDARIVEFKGSSGDAPVTHITFDGITVRGSDSLPTTEGYHTDGMVHMENAESITVANSDIYNSGVYGISMEGHNENNKIIGNRIHDTGISAIRIQGAWESTAYVSKKNIVRNNDIFRTGREVGHGAGIDLNETGENVISHNRIHDSTRYGINFLSPRPGSIVGKTIDGIVVTRENARDFTHTENNIVEYNELFNVNTDSQDTGVISSWGADTGNVIRNNRIHDSGVQFSFGFAIYLDDASDGFQVYDNIVDHMQSTKTDGILSSVFMTKGVGNQVYNNIAADNNVSKAAIETFQLGDEPNNSLVYGRNVIYNSGDTMYAFSNWEEDRFASTDHNVFFADGASAYKVAGVPNVSDLDGWRSALGNKYDQHSLVVDPGFMHPEAGDYRPGYASPAYSVGYRDVNIEAIGLEPGYRFATANDPLDRVFVRRAADTVNRSWMNLAAGETAQLAVSGRTANGYAVSDLSAATVTYSSSAAGVATVNASGVVTAVGSGVARITVEVELNGSVQVTDIDVLVGDVFASASLGAWKNTLLPKETMPLQAALHSQLGAALDPAGFTLSYASASPEVATVDAATGVATAVAPGTAVITVTANNGTVTHTGEFELYVASALLSKVDVASTKQILRVGGTGQLSYTAMLSNDTAADLSKAQVHFESSNPAVATVNESGAFQAVGVGDALLNVSVTLNGVTKIGKLSVAVHPADAALPSGWNVVNYGEAQGLATYTGDGAFTVDGNGFDVWGPKDRFSYLYKNVPASGGYERQTLTATIQSMENTNTDAASGIMFRSSDADNANNANLRILPNGGLRFTYRNAEHPDTWYMLGTTLSYPAALRLDREGDVFTAYYKNGENWSEVGQVTVEMGASVLGGIALFSHDNPSTPAQSRVSGISIVSEPVELSGLNVTAAKTSLISGDTLQLSTKGTGGNHGQYDISGASVTYTSSDTAIARVNGAGLVTAVGQGTATVTASAVVGGHALEGHIELAVTGREKINIALQKPVTVSSEGWLVKGAITDGKLTTANDNDMWSYWAADSKEPGEWLTIDLGEKKDIGTVKVQYPWMRGDWSGAPEYFSFVNVAASVTFQVSDNGTDWKTVIGKSTDVPVTRTVFSPDLYSYPINAQGRYVKLLFEDGAQMSQYDSVGIAEVEVYQTAEPINPGGDSGSTGGGGISVIDTSRPIVTTDGELTLPIGRAGEVQLGDAITVSIPAGASDKELKVTIGKVSDVTSLITDKDVLASPVYEILKNVSENFNKPVTLTFAFDPAKLGAGQRAAVFYYDEAKKTWLEIGGTVNGSSITADVNHFTKFAVMGVGQSPAPSVTDIAGHWSEASIKQAISDGIVKGYADGTFKPEKTVTRAEFAVMLMNALKPEGDGAALTFKDAAQIGAWAQKAVAQAVQAGLLKGYEDGSFRPNAEITRAEMAVILAKALGKSIEANAVTGFADDKEIPAWAKDSAAAMNQAGIMQGKGGNLFVPQAHATRAEAVTVLLKLLAQNGK; from the coding sequence ATGAAACGGACGAGAAAATGGATCGTGAATACGCAGCTGGCCGCGCTGCTGTTGGGGGCGTTATCGCCTGCGGCGTGGGGCAGCCGGGCTTATGCCGCAGATGCGGTTGTGACGGCGGCCGCGGCGGGCGGTTATTATGTGGCGACAAACGGGAATGACGCTTGGTCAGGCAAGCTTTCCGAGCCGAACGCGGAAGGAACGGACGGACCGTTCCGTACCGTCGAGCATGCGAGAGACGTCGTAAGGGCGGCGATCGCAGGCGGCATGACGGAAGACGTAACTGTGTGGATTCATGGGGGAAGGTATGATTTTGACACGGCGCTGTCGTTTAACGAAAGCGATTCCGGGCGAGATGGCCATGAGGTGATCTACCGGAATGTGACCGGCGAAGAGCCGATTTTCAGCGGCGGGCACGCGATCACCGGCTGGACGGTGTATCAAGGCAGCATCTATCAGGCTAACGTCGGAACGGACGCCGATTTCAATACGCTGTACGAGGGCGGCATGCGGAGCGTAAAGGCGCGTTATCCGAACGCAGGCTACAGTCGGGTCGAAGGTAAATTCGAAGGGGCGGACACGTACTTCAAACAGTTTAAGTTCGCCGCTGGCGACATTCCTGCCGTGGACGATACGTCCGGCATGCAGGTGTACGTCTGGCCGGGCGGGCCGCTCGGGGAATGGAACTGGCATGCCAACATCATCGATGTCGACAGCATCGATTACGCAAGCCGGACGGCCGTGCTGAAGGAGGGCACGTCGTACGAGCTGGGAGTCGGTTCCAGATATTTCGTGCAGAACCGTCTGGAGTTTCTGGATCAGCCGGGCGAGTTTTATTTGGATCGCGCTGCAGGAAAAGTGTACTATTGGCCGCGTTCCGCCGATATCGCGACAGCCGAGATCACGGCGCCAGGGGACGCACGGATCGTGGAGTTCAAAGGCAGCTCGGGCGATGCGCCGGTTACGCACATCACGTTCGACGGCATAACGGTTCGGGGCTCCGATTCCTTGCCGACGACGGAAGGGTACCATACGGACGGCATGGTGCACATGGAGAACGCGGAGTCGATCACCGTGGCGAACAGCGATATCTATAACTCCGGCGTGTATGGCATTTCCATGGAAGGCCATAATGAGAACAACAAAATAATCGGTAACCGGATTCACGATACCGGCATCTCGGCGATCCGCATTCAGGGCGCTTGGGAGTCGACCGCTTACGTGAGCAAGAAGAACATCGTGCGGAACAACGATATTTTCCGGACGGGACGCGAGGTCGGTCACGGCGCGGGCATCGATTTGAACGAGACGGGCGAAAATGTCATCTCGCATAACCGCATTCACGATTCCACGCGGTACGGCATCAACTTCCTGTCGCCAAGACCGGGCTCCATCGTCGGCAAGACGATCGACGGCATCGTGGTGACCCGGGAGAACGCGCGGGATTTCACGCATACGGAGAATAACATCGTGGAGTACAACGAGCTGTTCAACGTGAACACCGATTCGCAGGATACGGGCGTAATCAGCTCGTGGGGCGCGGATACCGGCAACGTGATCCGCAACAACCGCATCCATGACAGCGGCGTTCAGTTCTCGTTCGGCTTCGCTATTTATCTGGACGATGCGTCGGACGGCTTCCAGGTCTACGACAACATCGTTGATCATATGCAGTCGACAAAGACCGACGGTATTCTGAGCAGCGTGTTCATGACCAAAGGCGTCGGCAATCAGGTGTACAACAACATTGCTGCCGACAACAACGTGTCCAAGGCCGCGATCGAGACGTTCCAGCTTGGCGATGAGCCGAATAATAGCTTGGTTTACGGCCGCAATGTAATCTACAACTCGGGCGACACGATGTACGCCTTTAGCAACTGGGAAGAGGACCGATTCGCGAGCACCGATCATAACGTGTTCTTCGCGGACGGGGCTTCGGCTTATAAAGTAGCTGGCGTTCCGAATGTTTCGGATTTGGACGGCTGGAGATCGGCGCTTGGAAATAAATATGACCAGCATTCGCTGGTTGTTGATCCGGGCTTTATGCATCCTGAAGCAGGCGACTACCGTCCTGGCTATGCTTCGCCGGCCTATTCGGTCGGGTATCGCGACGTGAATATCGAGGCGATTGGCTTGGAGCCGGGGTACCGGTTTGCGACTGCGAATGATCCGCTTGATCGCGTCTTCGTCCGCCGCGCAGCGGATACCGTCAACCGCAGCTGGATGAACCTCGCTGCCGGCGAGACGGCACAGCTCGCGGTGAGCGGAAGAACGGCGAACGGCTATGCCGTTTCGGATCTTTCGGCCGCTACTGTGACATACAGCAGCTCCGCAGCAGGCGTTGCCACTGTTAATGCGAGCGGCGTTGTCACAGCCGTTGGCTCGGGCGTGGCTCGAATTACTGTAGAGGTGGAACTGAACGGTTCCGTGCAGGTGACGGACATCGACGTGCTTGTCGGCGATGTCTTTGCAAGCGCTTCGCTCGGCGCGTGGAAGAACACGCTGCTGCCGAAAGAGACCATGCCGCTGCAGGCGGCGCTGCATTCGCAGCTTGGCGCTGCGTTGGATCCTGCGGGCTTCACGCTTTCGTATGCAAGCGCTAGTCCGGAAGTGGCGACCGTCGACGCGGCAACCGGCGTCGCGACAGCCGTTGCGCCGGGAACCGCGGTCATTACGGTAACGGCCAACAACGGTACCGTCACGCATACGGGCGAGTTCGAGCTGTATGTAGCAAGCGCGTTATTAAGCAAGGTGGACGTCGCTTCTACGAAGCAGATCCTGCGAGTCGGCGGTACGGGGCAGCTGTCGTATACGGCGATGCTGAGCAATGATACTGCTGCCGATTTATCGAAAGCGCAGGTTCATTTTGAGAGCTCCAATCCAGCCGTTGCGACCGTCAATGAAAGCGGCGCTTTCCAAGCGGTTGGCGTGGGCGATGCGCTGCTGAACGTATCCGTGACGCTGAACGGCGTGACGAAGATCGGCAAGCTTAGCGTAGCCGTTCATCCGGCCGATGCCGCTCTGCCTTCCGGCTGGAACGTTGTCAACTACGGCGAGGCTCAAGGACTTGCCACTTATACGGGCGACGGTGCGTTCACAGTGGACGGCAACGGCTTCGATGTATGGGGGCCGAAAGATCGCTTCTCGTATTTGTACAAAAACGTACCGGCATCGGGCGGCTACGAACGCCAAACGCTGACGGCGACCATTCAGTCGATGGAAAACACGAATACCGACGCTGCTTCGGGTATCATGTTCCGTTCTTCGGACGCGGATAACGCGAATAACGCCAACCTGCGTATTTTGCCAAACGGCGGATTGCGCTTCACGTATCGGAACGCGGAGCATCCGGATACATGGTACATGCTCGGCACGACTTTGTCGTATCCGGCCGCGCTGAGGCTGGATCGGGAAGGCGATGTTTTCACCGCTTACTATAAGAACGGGGAAAACTGGTCGGAGGTAGGTCAAGTCACGGTGGAGATGGGAGCATCCGTATTAGGCGGAATCGCGCTTTTCTCGCATGACAACCCGTCGACTCCGGCTCAGAGCCGCGTTTCCGGCATCTCGATCGTATCCGAGCCTGTGGAGCTATCGGGCTTGAACGTGACGGCAGCCAAAACATCGCTGATTTCCGGCGATACGCTTCAGCTGTCGACTAAGGGAACTGGCGGCAACCATGGTCAGTATGACATTTCCGGCGCTTCGGTCACGTATACGAGCAGCGATACGGCCATTGCCCGCGTTAATGGGGCGGGGCTGGTTACCGCGGTTGGTCAAGGAACGGCGACCGTAACGGCATCCGCCGTGGTTGGCGGCCATGCGCTAGAAGGACATATTGAACTCGCGGTGACTGGGCGTGAGAAGATCAATATCGCGCTGCAAAAGCCTGTGACGGTCTCTTCGGAGGGCTGGCTCGTTAAGGGCGCGATTACGGACGGCAAGCTGACGACCGCGAACGACAACGACATGTGGAGCTATTGGGCGGCTGACAGCAAGGAGCCGGGCGAATGGCTGACTATCGATCTTGGTGAGAAGAAGGACATTGGCACCGTTAAGGTCCAATATCCGTGGATGCGCGGCGATTGGTCCGGGGCTCCGGAATATTTCAGCTTCGTCAATGTGGCGGCGTCCGTTACCTTCCAGGTAAGCGATAACGGTACGGACTGGAAGACCGTCATCGGCAAGTCTACGGACGTTCCTGTTACAAGGACCGTGTTCTCGCCAGACCTCTATTCGTATCCGATCAATGCGCAGGGCAGGTACGTCAAGCTGCTCTTCGAGGACGGCGCGCAGATGAGTCAATATGATAGCGTCGGCATCGCCGAGGTCGAGGTTTATCAGACGGCAGAGCCGATCAATCCGGGCGGAGACAGCGGCAGCACCGGCGGTGGCGGCATCAGCGTTATCGATACTAGCCGGCCAATTGTCACCACGGATGGGGAGTTAACGCTTCCGATCGGCAGAGCAGGCGAGGTTCAATTGGGAGATGCAATCACCGTGTCCATTCCGGCCGGCGCATCGGACAAAGAACTGAAAGTAACGATCGGGAAAGTGAGTGACGTGACGTCGCTTATTACCGATAAAGACGTTTTGGCTAGCCCGGTTTATGAAATTCTGAAAAACGTCTCGGAGAACTTCAACAAGCCGGTCACGCTGACCTTCGCGTTCGATCCGGCCAAGTTGGGCGCTGGCCAACGGGCAGCCGTCTTCTACTATGACGAAGCGAAGAAAACGTGGTTGGAAATCGGCGGTACGGTCAACGGCAGCAGCATCACCGCTGACGTGAACCACTTCACGAAATTCGCGGTCATGGGTGTCGGTCAATCCCCAGCCCCGAGCGTTACCGATATTGCCGGCCACTGGTCCGAAGCGAGCATCAAGCAAGCGATAAGCGACGGTATCGTCAAAGGGTACGCGGACGGCACGTTCAAGCCCGAGAAAACCGTGACGCGCGCGGAATTCGCGGTCATGCTGATGAATGCGCTGAAGCCGGAAGGCGATGGAGCGGCGCTGACGTTCAAGGATGCGGCGCAGATCGGAGCTTGGGCGCAGAAAGCGGTCGCTCAAGCGGTGCAAGCAGGTTTGTTGAAAGGCTACGAGGACGGCAGCTTCCGTCCGAATGCTGAAATTACGCGCGCGGAGATGGCGGTTATCCTCGCCAAGGCGCTGGGGAAATCGATCGAAGCGAATGCCGTCACTGGTTTCGCGGATGACAAAGAGATTCCGGCGTGGGCAAAAGATAGCGCTGCTGCCATGAATCAAGCAGGCATCATGCAAGGCAAAGGCGGCAACCTGTTTGTTCCTCAAGCTCACGCTACTAGAGCTGAGGCTGTGACGGTACTTTTGAAGCTACTGGCACAGAACGGCAAGTAA
- a CDS encoding AraC family transcriptional regulator yields the protein MAVNARTLVKQIYNDMQVSKLLYFNSDDPADTSEALAHVGAYRATSPFIDSIYIYNFRTDTFFTSADVAANSVWSREEFYDTSAAEMVRHISEYKPLMPIPRKITFSKLQSNYLESERDCYSFVLYDTLSHNPNRNAIIVNISETQLHKNIDGMIINSEKNTFIIDSRGVLITNSWKDKMLTVLSERPYIRKILEQVDQEGYFVADVDGTKSLVTYTAPDFLDWRYIRIVPYGAITGDINKMRLVTIVVALAILAFGLFLSYLLSRKLSFKMRSKLSKLAALEAERRNHFTVVRQDLVRNLLLGSGSGNLSGLHADFKACDIRLNAYGRFSVCILSIDQYKAFKENYTHSDRKLLKFGMLNIVEEMLSPICPSFVVEMGDDRISVLVNVDESVEDIKRLLPDDLWRRIQACIQQYLRLSVSIAVGSIGDDAWSVSRLNMQAGEALFYRLFHGYDCLVYADDVEKLNALTYEYPLSKEKQLIDELMLGRTSEIKKLFREIAGEAGGYSYMSFHLAISRLAFAVNNAISTIRKNNDIPLDLNLNALLSCLYEAETLDDICIVFYEVFEGVAEGLKEKKSEKQNEVAAKIISIVQLKYMDQNLSLESISDEMNLSAAYIGRLFKKHTLNTILNYIIEVRMDKARELLTTTDLPIGDIAEKTGFSNSPYFYKAFKKMNGVTPADYRKHGQNSRESAGKVI from the coding sequence ATGGCAGTCAACGCACGGACGTTGGTTAAGCAAATCTACAATGATATGCAGGTATCGAAGCTGCTTTATTTCAACTCCGACGATCCGGCGGATACAAGCGAAGCGCTTGCCCATGTGGGTGCATACCGGGCAACCTCCCCGTTTATCGATTCCATCTACATTTATAATTTCCGGACGGATACTTTCTTTACAAGCGCCGACGTTGCTGCCAATTCGGTATGGTCGCGGGAGGAGTTTTACGATACTTCGGCTGCGGAGATGGTGAGACATATTTCGGAATATAAGCCGCTCATGCCGATTCCGCGTAAAATCACATTCAGCAAGCTGCAGTCGAATTACCTGGAGTCGGAAAGGGACTGTTATTCGTTCGTGCTGTACGACACGCTGTCCCATAACCCGAATCGCAACGCGATTATCGTCAACATTTCCGAAACGCAATTGCATAAGAACATTGACGGGATGATTATCAACTCCGAAAAAAATACGTTCATCATCGACAGCCGCGGCGTGCTGATTACGAACAGTTGGAAAGACAAGATGTTAACCGTCCTGTCCGAGCGGCCGTACATTCGCAAAATACTGGAGCAAGTAGATCAAGAGGGGTATTTCGTCGCCGATGTCGACGGAACGAAATCGCTTGTGACCTATACTGCTCCCGATTTTCTGGACTGGCGGTATATCCGGATCGTTCCTTACGGCGCGATCACCGGCGACATTAACAAGATGAGACTCGTCACGATCGTGGTCGCTCTGGCGATATTGGCTTTTGGGTTGTTCCTTTCTTATTTACTGTCACGGAAACTGTCATTCAAAATGCGGTCCAAGCTGTCGAAGCTGGCGGCGCTGGAGGCGGAGCGGAGAAACCATTTTACGGTAGTACGGCAGGATCTTGTCCGGAACCTGCTGCTTGGCTCAGGGAGCGGCAATCTTTCGGGGCTTCATGCCGATTTCAAAGCCTGCGATATTCGGTTGAACGCATACGGCCGTTTCTCGGTCTGCATTCTGAGCATCGATCAATACAAGGCGTTCAAGGAAAATTACACTCATAGCGATAGGAAGCTGTTGAAGTTCGGCATGTTGAACATCGTGGAGGAAATGCTCTCTCCGATCTGCCCGTCGTTCGTCGTGGAAATGGGAGACGACCGTATTTCGGTGCTGGTAAACGTCGATGAATCGGTAGAGGACATCAAACGGCTGCTTCCGGATGATCTCTGGCGGCGGATCCAAGCCTGTATTCAGCAATATTTGCGATTGTCCGTATCGATTGCTGTCGGTTCCATCGGTGACGACGCTTGGAGCGTAAGCCGGCTTAACATGCAAGCGGGCGAGGCATTATTTTACAGGCTGTTTCATGGTTATGACTGTTTAGTCTATGCGGACGACGTCGAAAAATTGAATGCGCTTACATACGAGTATCCTTTATCCAAAGAAAAACAACTAATCGATGAACTGATGCTGGGCCGAACCTCGGAAATCAAAAAGCTGTTCCGTGAAATTGCCGGGGAGGCAGGCGGTTATTCCTATATGTCCTTTCACTTGGCGATTTCCCGGCTTGCCTTCGCCGTGAACAATGCCATCTCCACCATTCGGAAAAACAACGATATCCCTCTGGACTTGAATCTCAATGCATTGTTGTCGTGTCTGTATGAGGCGGAAACGCTGGATGACATTTGCATCGTCTTTTACGAAGTGTTCGAAGGCGTGGCCGAAGGGCTGAAAGAAAAGAAAAGCGAGAAGCAGAACGAAGTGGCGGCAAAGATTATATCGATCGTCCAATTGAAATACATGGATCAGAATTTATCTTTGGAATCGATTTCAGACGAAATGAACTTGTCGGCAGCCTATATCGGCCGATTATTTAAGAAGCACACGCTGAACACCATCCTGAATTACATTATCGAGGTCCGTATGGACAAAGCGAGGGAGCTTCTGACTACCACTGATTTGCCCATAGGAGACATCGCCGAAAAAACCGGTTTTTCGAATAGTCCTTATTTTTACAAAGCGTTCAAGAAAATGAACGGCGTAACTCCGGCCGATTATCGAAAGCATGGACAAAATTCGAGGGAAAGCGCGGGAAAAGTGATTTAA
- a CDS encoding ABC transporter permease, with the protein MARAVMNVLDELRRNKIMFMMIMPAALFFIIFSYIPMVGVYLAFTKFSFDGGIFGSPFVGFENFKFLYTSGTLWNLTKNTVLYNIAFIFIGNFLQLVCAIFLSQIANKYFKKTTQTIMFLPFFISWVLVGAFVFNLFNSDNGVINTILEQLGAQPYDFYLHTAPWKYIIVFFNVWKGLGYGTVVYLAAIMSISDEYYEAAEIDGANIFQQIRNITIPLLTPTFVLLIIFSLGGILKGQFDLFYQIIGSNGMLYDATDIIDTYVYRSLAVNFDVGMGTAAGLYQSFFGFLLVMSVNAIVKKVRSEYALF; encoded by the coding sequence ATGGCAAGAGCCGTAATGAATGTCTTGGATGAGCTCAGAAGGAACAAAATCATGTTCATGATGATTATGCCTGCCGCTTTATTCTTTATTATATTCAGCTATATTCCGATGGTCGGCGTGTATCTGGCCTTCACGAAGTTCAGCTTCGACGGAGGCATATTCGGGAGTCCGTTCGTCGGATTCGAAAATTTCAAGTTCCTCTACACTTCAGGGACATTATGGAATTTAACCAAAAATACGGTTCTTTACAATATCGCTTTTATTTTCATCGGCAACTTTCTGCAGCTGGTGTGCGCGATCTTTTTGAGCCAAATCGCGAACAAATATTTTAAAAAGACGACGCAGACGATCATGTTTTTGCCTTTCTTTATTTCATGGGTACTGGTCGGCGCCTTTGTCTTCAACCTGTTCAATTCGGATAACGGTGTCATCAATACGATCTTGGAGCAGCTTGGAGCCCAGCCCTACGACTTCTATTTGCATACCGCCCCATGGAAATACATCATCGTGTTCTTCAATGTGTGGAAAGGGCTTGGCTATGGTACCGTCGTTTATCTCGCCGCCATTATGAGCATCAGCGACGAGTACTACGAAGCTGCCGAGATTGACGGAGCGAACATTTTTCAGCAAATCCGTAACATTACGATTCCGCTTCTTACACCGACGTTCGTTTTGCTCATCATTTTCAGCCTCGGAGGCATTTTGAAAGGCCAGTTCGACCTGTTCTATCAGATCATCGGCAGCAACGGCATGCTCTACGACGCAACGGACATCATCGATACATACGTTTACCGCTCGTTGGCCGTCAATTTCGATGTCGGGATGGGGACTGCCGCCGGCTTATATCAAAGCTTTTTCGGCTTCCTGCTCGTGATGTCGGTTAACGCCATCGTCAAAAAAGTCCGCAGCGAATACGCATTGTTCTAG
- a CDS encoding carbohydrate ABC transporter permease produces the protein MKRKKDPATILFQIIAYSTVTILTVLCLLPFWLVVIGSFTTENEIIGEGFKLWPNALSLDAYHAAFSNPKQILQAYWVTTWITFVGSIAGLFLTSMAGYVLSRGDFKYRNSFAFFMYFTTLFGGGLIPWYILIVKYLALKDSYLVMIIPSLISAWNIILMKNFMKSIPDSIVESARIDGANDFTIYTRLIMPLSTPGLATIGLFLALGYWNDWFTANIFITTEAKYPLQFFLYKILANAAVLRTNIAANLSAVNFTAPAETLKMAVAVIVTGPIVFLYPFIQKYFVKGLTIGAVKG, from the coding sequence ATGAAACGCAAAAAAGACCCGGCAACCATCCTGTTTCAAATCATCGCCTACAGCACCGTTACGATTTTGACAGTGCTATGTTTGCTGCCGTTCTGGTTGGTCGTGATCGGTTCGTTTACGACGGAGAACGAAATTATCGGTGAAGGCTTCAAGCTGTGGCCGAATGCATTGTCGCTGGACGCTTACCATGCCGCTTTCTCGAACCCAAAGCAAATCCTTCAGGCCTACTGGGTTACGACCTGGATCACCTTCGTGGGTAGTATCGCCGGGTTATTCCTGACATCCATGGCCGGATACGTGCTGTCGCGCGGCGATTTCAAGTACCGCAACTCGTTCGCGTTTTTTATGTACTTCACCACGCTTTTCGGCGGCGGCCTCATTCCATGGTATATCCTCATCGTTAAATATTTGGCCTTGAAAGACAGCTACCTGGTGATGATCATTCCTTCCTTGATCAGCGCCTGGAACATCATTTTAATGAAAAATTTCATGAAATCGATTCCGGATTCGATCGTGGAGTCGGCGAGAATCGACGGGGCGAACGACTTTACGATTTATACCCGTTTGATTATGCCGTTATCTACGCCGGGATTGGCGACGATCGGCCTGTTCCTTGCGCTCGGCTATTGGAACGATTGGTTCACGGCGAATATCTTCATAACGACGGAAGCCAAATATCCGCTGCAATTTTTCCTGTATAAAATATTGGCCAATGCAGCCGTTCTCCGGACGAACATTGCTGCCAATCTGTCTGCGGTTAATTTCACGGCACCTGCCGAAACGCTCAAGATGGCGGTTGCGGTCATCGTCACCGGCCCCATTGTGTTTCTGTATCCGTTCATTCAAAAGTACTTCGTTAAAGGGCTGACGATCGGCGCAGTCAAAGGTTAA
- a CDS encoding extracellular solute-binding protein codes for MKRKMGLLLAIVLLVGTVLAGCSKNNENAAESSNSADPGTGSNASAGASGPDISKPVELTWYLLGDANPDTPKVMDEFNKMLKKDLNATVKLNFTTWNDWSTKYNLLLTAGEKIDMIFASSWAGYFKYAKQGAFMDLTDLLPQYAPEVQGQVPAQDWSDVTIGGKIYAVPNTNPEYTPDGLVYREDWRKELNLPEIKDLDSIEAYMDGIKKNKQGVIPINGSALNEIYTMFLYYHDLHSIGGDSGVVVSKSYDTPRDIVAYPFTPEYEAWVKKTKEWADKGFWSKNTLSSKQEAGDLIKTGTGAIYWRNPPGASGFITDVQKNDPKVELGYFPFTRFHNYAMPTMAIANGMAIPRSAANPERSLMVLDKIRTDPKYYNLITYGIEGYHYDLINDGKNIEMPSKSQDPAKVQAYGIADWGWRNKELMKSGIGGWDGLDKLNEEFSNMTKPDIFSPISMDYDPVKSEYAAVNQVIDQYGKPLMLGLVPDVDKAIQTYRDKLTAAGIDKVLDYVKQQANAYYDEKNIK; via the coding sequence ATGAAAAGAAAGATGGGGCTTTTGCTGGCCATTGTGCTGCTTGTCGGAACCGTCTTGGCCGGCTGCAGCAAGAATAACGAGAATGCAGCCGAAAGCTCGAATAGCGCAGATCCGGGAACCGGTTCGAACGCATCCGCAGGCGCATCGGGTCCCGATATTTCCAAGCCCGTCGAGCTGACCTGGTACTTACTCGGGGATGCAAACCCGGATACGCCGAAAGTTATGGATGAGTTCAACAAAATGCTGAAGAAAGACTTGAACGCAACGGTCAAGCTGAACTTTACGACCTGGAACGATTGGTCGACGAAATACAACCTGCTGCTGACGGCTGGGGAAAAGATCGACATGATCTTCGCTTCCTCCTGGGCAGGCTATTTCAAATATGCCAAGCAAGGCGCCTTCATGGATTTGACGGACTTGCTGCCCCAATACGCGCCGGAAGTCCAGGGGCAGGTTCCGGCACAGGATTGGAGCGACGTCACAATCGGCGGGAAAATTTATGCGGTTCCGAATACGAACCCGGAATATACGCCGGACGGTCTCGTCTACCGCGAGGACTGGAGGAAGGAATTGAATCTTCCTGAAATCAAGGACCTCGATTCCATCGAAGCTTATATGGATGGGATCAAGAAAAACAAGCAAGGCGTCATCCCGATTAACGGAAGCGCGTTAAATGAAATTTATACGATGTTCTTGTACTATCACGATTTGCATTCGATTGGCGGCGACAGCGGCGTCGTGGTGTCCAAATCCTACGACACCCCGAGAGACATCGTAGCTTATCCGTTTACGCCTGAGTATGAAGCTTGGGTGAAAAAAACGAAGGAATGGGCGGATAAGGGCTTCTGGTCAAAAAATACGCTTTCCTCGAAACAGGAAGCCGGCGACCTGATTAAGACCGGAACCGGCGCCATCTATTGGCGCAACCCGCCGGGAGCATCCGGCTTCATCACGGACGTGCAGAAAAATGATCCGAAAGTGGAACTCGGCTATTTCCCATTCACGCGATTCCACAACTATGCAATGCCGACCATGGCAATCGCGAACGGAATGGCGATTCCGAGAAGCGCCGCCAATCCGGAACGTTCGCTGATGGTGCTCGATAAAATCAGAACCGATCCGAAATACTATAACTTGATCACGTATGGCATCGAAGGCTATCACTACGATCTGATCAATGACGGCAAAAACATCGAAATGCCTTCCAAGAGCCAGGATCCGGCAAAAGTCCAAGCTTACGGCATTGCCGACTGGGGCTGGAGAAATAAAGAGCTTATGAAGTCCGGCATTGGCGGATGGGATGGACTGGATAAGTTGAATGAAGAATTTTCCAACATGACGAAGCCGGATATTTTCTCGCCGATTTCGATGGACTACGATCCGGTGAAGAGCGAATATGCAGCGGTAAACCAAGTTATCGATCAATATGGCAAGCCGCTCATGCTGGGGCTCGTTCCCGACGTGGACAAAGCGATCCAGACCTATCGCGATAAGCTGACTGCCGCCGGAATCGATAAAGTACTCGATTACGTCAAACAACAGGCAAATGCGTACTACGACGAGAAAAACATCAAGTAA